TTCGTGGCGGGCGGCATCCTCACCGCGGTGCTCATGCCGAGCACGGCGCCGGTGCCCGCCGAGGGAGAGCCGGTGCTCGCGCACTGATCCGAGTGCGCCCCTGCCGATCCGGTGCACTGCACAGCGGCCGCCGCTCCCGCGACTCCGTCGCGGGGCCGGCGGCCGTCGTGATGTCTGCCTCGCGGGTCGATCGAAACCGTGGCATTGTGATTGCCGGTCAGCCGCTGGGAGAGGCCGATTCCGTGTGGAGGCGAACCTTTCCGTGGTAGGAAGCGGTGCGAATCGAAGTCCGATCGGCGTCGTGCATGACACGCGGTACCCGTCCGCCATGCGCGGCAAAGCGCTCCCGAATCACCACTATTGGTGCAAAATACGAGGTAAGTAGCGGTGGTGGGCTTCGCTGAACGCCATCGGCATTGTGCTCGATCCGGTCTCGTGCAGAGGTGAGCGGTTCCCTGTCCGGCCGACGCGGTACCTGTCATGGGATGCCCGGCACTCGGAATCCCGATGATTCCGGCCGCTTCGGCGTGGGTAGCCAAGAGACTGCTGCGCACCCTTCTCGGCATCGGCGTACCCGGCGGTCGCACCACCCTCTCCACCCCGTCCGCGAGGTTCGTAGACTCCTCGGACCGGGCGCGGCACTCCCGCGCCCGTCCGCCTCGGGGAGTGGCGGTCGGCGTAGCCCGGGGCGGCGGAGCCCGGCGCGGGCATGGCACGGTGGATACCTGGTTCGGCTCGGCGATCGACGGGAACGGCACACGGAAGGGGGCAGGCAATGAGTGGTTCGCAAGCGGGCACCGCCACGGCGGGACGATGGCGCCCCGCGGCGCGGCTCACCGTGCTGCTCGACGAGGACGACAAGTGGCGGCACGCGCCCCTGTATCACGAGATCGTGCGCCGGGCCAGGGATACCGGCTTGGCGGGCGCCAGCGTGTGGCGCGGCATCGAGGGTTACGGCGCGTCCTC
Above is a genomic segment from Nocardia sputorum containing:
- a CDS encoding DUF190 domain-containing protein — translated: MSGSQAGTATAGRWRPAARLTVLLDEDDKWRHAPLYHEIVRRARDTGLAGASVWRGIEGYGASSHVHTTRILDVADHLPLLLILVDEPERLRAFVEGNAELFTSVNVTLSPVDQWQEGER